The following are from one region of the Acidobacteriota bacterium genome:
- a CDS encoding trypsin-like serine protease, translating into MSARMTLARMAVGIAAVAAMTAPACGGGSNSTPTTPTSPTSPSNPIPPVTGNACGAVAGFLTTPETIVNGTDCVPQAASSSVLWLQVLVGAEKLDHYCSGTVIDSQWVMTAAHCLHADAADVTGVRVDLGSGPFVFSTEFHASPGYSGTGASSLDVGVVKFSQSLGRTPTPLLLSRDVSRGEQGVIAGYGQSATGSIGTLRAGFVTVSDVTSSYLVVTATTPTASSVCAGDSGGPLLISDGGVWAVAGITSSATDYCVNGTSNFARVKNDGISSFILSYVSNAAQR; encoded by the coding sequence ATGTCGGCAAGGATGACGCTGGCGCGTATGGCTGTTGGCATTGCCGCGGTCGCGGCCATGACGGCACCCGCTTGCGGCGGCGGCTCCAATTCGACGCCGACGACGCCCACCAGTCCCACCTCACCGTCGAACCCCATCCCCCCCGTGACAGGAAACGCCTGCGGCGCGGTGGCGGGGTTCTTGACCACGCCAGAGACGATCGTCAACGGGACCGACTGCGTGCCTCAGGCCGCCAGTTCGAGTGTGCTGTGGTTGCAGGTGCTCGTTGGCGCTGAGAAGTTGGACCACTACTGTTCCGGCACGGTGATCGACAGCCAGTGGGTGATGACCGCGGCGCACTGCCTGCACGCAGACGCGGCTGACGTCACGGGTGTGAGGGTCGACCTGGGCAGCGGACCTTTCGTGTTCTCGACCGAGTTCCATGCCAGCCCGGGCTACTCAGGCACCGGTGCATCGTCGCTCGATGTCGGCGTTGTGAAGTTCTCGCAGTCGTTGGGCCGGACGCCGACACCGCTCCTGCTGAGCCGCGACGTGAGCCGAGGCGAGCAGGGCGTGATCGCCGGCTACGGCCAGTCAGCGACCGGGAGCATCGGCACGTTGCGCGCGGGCTTTGTCACGGTGTCGGACGTCACGTCCTCCTATCTCGTTGTGACCGCCACGACGCCGACAGCCAGTTCTGTCTGTGCCGGCGATTCTGGCGGGCCACTGCTGATCTCCGACGGAGGCGTATGGGCGGTGGCGGGGATCACCTCGTCGGCGACGGACTACTGCGTGAATGGCACGAGCAACTTCGCGCGGGTGAAGAACGACGGCATCTCGAGCTTCATTCTGAGCTACGTGTCCAATGCGGCACAGAGATAG